The genomic DNA ATACGCCTTCCACCATGTTATTGATTAAAGAGCGGTACAGTCCGTGCATCGACTTTTCACGTTTTGACTCGCCGTTTCTTTTCACCTCGATAGTTGTATCTTCAACGGCTACTTCGATTAACGGGTCAACTTGCTGAGTCAATTCACCCAGAGGACCTTTAACGTTAACAACATTGTCGCTAACTTTTACTTCTACTCCTGCTGGTATTGAAATGGGTAATTTTCCTATTCTTGACATGACTGTTCCTCCCTATTAATACACGTAACATAAAACTTCTCCACCTACGTTAAGCTCGCGAGCTTCTTTATCGGTAATTACACCTTTCGAGGTAGAGATTATTGCTATGCCTAAACCATTTAGTACACGTGGGATACTGTTTGTGTCGCAGTACTGACGTAAACCTGGTTTACTGATGCGTTCTAACGCTTTTATTGCAGATACTTTTGTTTCTGGATTGTATTTCAACGCAATTTTAATGTTACCCTGAACGCCAACACCTTCTTCAAATTTGTAGTTTAAGATGTAACCTTTCTCTTTTAAAAGTTTGGTCATTTCTTTTTTTAAGTTTGAAGCAGGAATGTCAACTACACGGTTTTTCGCCATAATTGCATTTCTTACCCTTGTCAGATAATCTGCTATTGGATCTGTTACTTTACTCATTTTTCAAGTTTCTTTTAACGATTACCAACTTGCCTTTTTAACTCCTGGAATCAAGCCATTTGAAGCCATTTCCCTAAAATCAATCCTGCTGATTCCGAATTGGCGCATATACCCTTTCGGACGGCCGCTAAGTTTGCATCGATTGTGCAAACGTACTTTTGCCGAGTTTTTAGGTAGTTTTTGCAAACCTTCCCAATCGCCTTCAGCTTTCAATCTGGCACGTTTTTCGGCGTATTTCTCAACTAGTTTTGCACGTTTCACTTCGCGTGCTTTCATTGATTCTTTAGCCATTACTAGTTCTTTTTAACGTTTTTAAATGGTAAACCTAATTCTTTCAACAAAGCAAAACCTTCTTCATCGGTTTTTGCAGAAGTGACAAAGGTAATATTCATTCCATTGATCTTACTTACTTTATCAAGTACGATCTCCGGGAAAATAATTTGTTCCGGAACGCCAAGAGTGTAGTTTCCACGGCCGTCCATTTTGCTTTCGATACCTTTAAAGTCGCGAATACGTGGCAATGCCACAGCAATTAAACGATCTAGGAATTCATACATTTGGTCGCGACGTAATGTTACACGCACGCCAATTGGCATTTTCTTTCTCAATTTGAAATTAGAGATATCCTTTTTTGACAAAGTTTGTACGGCTTTCTGGCCGGCGATCATTGTCATTTCGGTTTGAGCTACGTCGATCAGTTTTTTGTCGGCGATTGCTGCTCCAACACCCTGGTTAAGGATGATCTTTTCTAATTTCGGAACCTGCATTACTGAAGAGTAATCATACTCTTTCTTTAAAGCAGGGATTATTTCTTCCTGATATTTCTTCTTAAGAGTTGGTACGTAAGCCATTACTTAATCTCCTCTCCTGTTTTTTTCGAAATACGAACTAATTTACCTTCGTCATTCAATTTCTTTCCTACACGTGTAGCTTCACCTGTTTTAGGATCAACCAACATAAGGTTAGAAATATGCACCGGTGCTTCTCGTTCAATGATACCACCCTGTGGCGCTTCCGCGTTAGGTTTGGTATGCTTTTTCATCATGTTAACACCTTCAACTATTGCTCTGTCGGTTTTTCGGATCACTTCCAGTACACGACCTTTCTGGCCTTTACTGTTACCAGCGATCACAACCACAGTGTCACCTTTTTTTATGTGTAACTTTTTCTGCATTTTGAGCTTTTTTCTTTTTACAATACTTCTGGAGCGAGTGAGATAATTTTCATATTCTTCTCGCGTAATTCACGTGCTACAGGCCCGAAAATACGTGTTCCACGCATTTCACCAGCGTTATTTAGAAGTACTACTGCGTTATCGTCGAAACGAATATAAGAACCATCCTGACGACGGTTTTCTTTCTTCGTACGTACAACAATTGCGCGTGATACAGTACCTTTTTTCATCTCGCCTCCGGCAAGTGCACTTTTTACAGTAACCACAACAGTGTCGCCCAATGAAGCATAACGTTTGCGAGTTCCGCCTAATACACGGATCACTAAAACTTCTTTTGCTCCACTGTTATCGGCTACCGAACATCTTGATTCTTGTTGTACCATGATTACTTAGCTCTTTCTATTATTTCAACTACTCTCCAACATTTGGTTTTACTTAAAGGACGAGTTTCCATAATCCTTACTGTATCGCCAACGTTGCAATCATTTTTCTCATCGTGGACATGGAATTTGGTAGTTTTGTTAACGAACTTACCATAGATCGGGTGCTTTTCTTTGCGTTTCTCGGCAACCACAATCGATTTATCCATTTTATCACTAACAACGACCC from uncultured Draconibacterium sp. includes the following:
- the rpsH gene encoding 30S ribosomal protein S8 translates to MSKVTDPIADYLTRVRNAIMAKNRVVDIPASNLKKEMTKLLKEKGYILNYKFEEGVGVQGNIKIALKYNPETKVSAIKALERISKPGLRQYCDTNSIPRVLNGLGIAIISTSKGVITDKEARELNVGGEVLCYVY
- the rpsN gene encoding 30S ribosomal protein S14, which encodes MAKESMKAREVKRAKLVEKYAEKRARLKAEGDWEGLQKLPKNSAKVRLHNRCKLSGRPKGYMRQFGISRIDFREMASNGLIPGVKKASW
- the rplE gene encoding 50S ribosomal protein L5, with the protein product MAYVPTLKKKYQEEIIPALKKEYDYSSVMQVPKLEKIILNQGVGAAIADKKLIDVAQTEMTMIAGQKAVQTLSKKDISNFKLRKKMPIGVRVTLRRDQMYEFLDRLIAVALPRIRDFKGIESKMDGRGNYTLGVPEQIIFPEIVLDKVSKINGMNITFVTSAKTDEEGFALLKELGLPFKNVKKN
- the rplX gene encoding 50S ribosomal protein L24; translation: MQKKLHIKKGDTVVVIAGNSKGQKGRVLEVIRKTDRAIVEGVNMMKKHTKPNAEAPQGGIIEREAPVHISNLMLVDPKTGEATRVGKKLNDEGKLVRISKKTGEEIK
- the rplN gene encoding 50S ribosomal protein L14; the encoded protein is MVQQESRCSVADNSGAKEVLVIRVLGGTRKRYASLGDTVVVTVKSALAGGEMKKGTVSRAIVVRTKKENRRQDGSYIRFDDNAVVLLNNAGEMRGTRIFGPVARELREKNMKIISLAPEVL
- the rpsQ gene encoding 30S ribosomal protein S17, encoding MENKERNLRKERIGVVVSDKMDKSIVVAEKRKEKHPIYGKFVNKTTKFHVHDEKNDCNVGDTVRIMETRPLSKTKCWRVVEIIERAK